A genomic stretch from Telopea speciosissima isolate NSW1024214 ecotype Mountain lineage chromosome 7, Tspe_v1, whole genome shotgun sequence includes:
- the LOC122669308 gene encoding probable galacturonosyltransferase-like 7 — protein sequence MLWIMRLSGFFSAAMVMIVLSPSLQSFPPAEAIRSSHFDGYLRLHGHTSPLNSLNRFSFRKASTFRNAEECSSADTRTSGKITVCDPYLVHIAITLDVEYLRGSIAAVHSVLQHSICPENIFFHFLVSETKLETLVRSTFPQLKFKVYYFDPEIVRNLISTSVRQALEQPLNYARNYLADILEPCVRRVIYLDSDLVVVDDVAKLWETELGPRAVGAPEYCHANFTKYFTGNFWSDKRFSSAFAGRKPCYFNTGVMVMDLVKWRRFGYTKRIERWMEIQKNGRIYELGSLPPFLLVFAGHVAPIEHRWNQHGLGGDNVKGSCRDLHPGPVSLLHWSGSGKPWLRLDSNRPCPLDALWAPYDLYGRPWPIIPSH from the coding sequence CTCCCGCCGAAGCCATCAGATCCTCTCATTTCGATGGATACCTCCGGTTACATGGCCATACTTCGCCACTCAATTCCTTGAATCGGTTTTCCTTCAGAAAAGCCTCGACATTTCGCAATGCGGAGGAATGCAGTTCTGCCGACACCAGAACCTCCGGCAAAATAACCGTCTGCGACCCTTATCTTGTCCATATCGCCATCACACTCGACGTCGAGTACCTCCGCGGCTCCATCGCCGCCGTTCATTCCGTCCTGCAACATTCCATCTGCCCCGAGAATatcttcttccatttccttGTCTCGGAGACGAAACTTGAAACCCTAGTACGTTCTACTTTTCCGCAGTTGAAGTTCAAGGTGTATTACTTCGATCCAGAGATTGTGAGAAACCTGATCTCGACTTCCGTGCGGCAAGCGCTGGAACAGCCGCTGAATTACGCGAGGAATTACCTTGCAGATATCCTGGAGCCGTGCGTTCGGCGAGTGATTTACCTGGATTCTGATCTCGTGGTTGTGGATGATGTTGCGAAGCTATGGGAGACGGAGCTTGGTCCGAGGGCCGTAGGCGCACCGGAATACTGCCATGCGAACTTCACCAAGTATTTCACGGGGAATTTCTGGTCAGATAAGCGGTTCTCGAGCGCGTTCGCAGGGAGGAAACCATGTTACTTCAACACGGGAGTGATGGTGATGGATCTGGTGAAGTGGAGAAGGTTTGGGTACACGAAGAGGATAGAGCGGTGGATGGAGATTCAGAAAAATGGACGGATTTACGAGCTTGGATCGTTGCCGCCGTTCCTGTTGGTATTCGCTGGACACGTGGCGCCGATTGAACACAGGTGGAACCAGCACGGGCTTGGAGGGGATAACGTCAAGGGTAGTTGTCGTGATCTTCATCCAGGTCCGGTCAGCCTCTTGCACTGGAGCGGAAGCGGCAAGCCTTGGCTTAGACTCGACTCGAACCGCCCTTGTCCTTTGGATGCACTCTGGGCCCCATACGACCTCTACGGACGCCCGTGGCCTATTATTCCGTCGCATTAG